Within the Parabacteroides sp. FAFU027 genome, the region CTGATAAAACTCATCTTCGAGACCTCTTCGACAAAACTAAATTTCAAAATGACAAAGAGCGTTTTAGGCTTAATGAGCCAAATTTATTTGATTTTTAATTCGTCCCAATTTTTATGGGACACTAGTGAAGCAGCTTCTTCTATGAGTTTCAAATCATCTGAAGTCAGTTCTACCTCAACCGCTCCGATATTTTCCTCAAAGCGATGAAGTTTGGTCGTTCCCGGAATCGGAACAATCCACGGCTTCTGAGCCAGAATCCAGGCAAGAGCAATTTGAGCCGGAGTCACCTTTTTCTGAGCAGCGATTGCTTTGACCAAATCAACCAGAGCCATGTTGGACTGACGGTTTTCGGGTGAAAAGCGCGGAACCGTATTGCGGAAGTCATTCGCATCAAATGTAGTGTCAGCATCAATCTTTCCGGTCAGAAATCCTTTGCCGAGCGGACTGAAAGGGACGAAACCGATGCCCAGTTCTTCAAGTGTCGGCATAATCTCTGCTTCCGGTTCTCTCCAGAAGAGAGAATATTCACTTTGCAAAGCTGTCACCGGTTGTACGGCGTGCGCACGGCGAATGGTGTTCACTCCAGCTTCCGAAAGACCGAAATATTTTACCTTACCTTCCTGAATCAACTCTTTGACCGTACCGGCCACATCTTCAATGGGCACATTCGGATCCACCCGGTGCTGATAGAGCAGATCAATTGTTTCTACTCTCAATCGTTTCAACGAAGCCTCTACCACTTCTCGGATATGCTCCGGACGGCTGTTGAGTCCTCCTGCAATGCCACCAACATTAAATCCGAATTTGGTGGCTATCACCACCTCGTTTTTGAAGGGCTCGAGCGCCTCACCTACCAACTCTTCGTTGGTGAAAGGTCCGTACACTTCGGCGGTATCAAAGAATGTAACTCCGCTTTCCACCGCTTTGCGGATCAGGGCAATCATTTCCTGCTTATCGGCAGGTTGGCCATAGCCGAAGCTCATTCCCATGCAGCCTAACCCTAAGGCTGATACCTCCAGCCCGCTATTTCCTAATTTTCTTGTTTGCATGATGTTTGGTTATTAATTTACAGAACAAAAGTAGTCTATATGCCAACCCGAGTGTTTTTCTCTGCGGCTCAAACATATTTGTCTAAAAGCTCAATGTTTGTTATAGCAAAGCTACTTGAGAAATTAACCTACAGGTGCCGTGTCCCGAATCGCAATCGGGATGTAACCGCGATAATATTAGATGAGAATCAGCAGTTAAAAACCGCTGCACCCGTAAGATTCTACTGTAACAGGAATTGCGCCATACCTAAGTTACGATTTCATACCCCAATCAGAACGATTTGATACCATTCACCAGAAATCAGTTTGAGTAATTTTGCCTGCAAATAATACCAAACAAACAACTTAAGATTCCATGAAGAAAACTACCACGCTCCTACTCTTCTTGCTGCTGATGTATCAGATGCAGGCCCAGCAACAATTCAGTCATCCGGCTGAAGGAACTTACCTCAATCCGGTCTTTGCCGGCGATTATCCCGATCCAAGTATTTTACGCGATGGAAAGGATTATTACATCGTCCACTCTTCATTCGAATACTATCCCGGATTGCAGATATGGCACTCTACCGACCTGATTAATTGGCAGCCGGTGGCGGCAGCTTTGCATAAATATGTAGGTTCAGTCTGGGCTCCCGACCTGGTCAAATACAAAAACAGGTATTACATCTACTTTCCTGCCAATAATACCAATTATGTCGTGTCAGCACCTTCCATTGAAGGCCCATGGAGTAATCCTGTCGATCTGAAAATCGGCTACATTGATCCGGGACACATAACGGATGAAAAGGGAAACCGGTATCTCTATTTCAGCAACGGGACTTACGTTCCGCTGTCAGAAGACGGACTGCGAACAACCGGAGAAGCCCGCAAGGTATATGACGGCTGGACGATTCCGAATGATTGGTCCATCGAATGTTTTTGTATGGAAGGCCCGAAACTGACCAAACACGGGGATTACTATTACCTTACCGTTGCCGAAGGTGGAACTGCCGGTCCTGCCACCGGGCACATGATTATCTCCGCCCGCTCCCGCTCTCCACTGGGGCCATGGGAGAATTCACCCTACAATCCTATTCTCAGAGCACAGAATAATAGCCAACAGTGGTGTTCAATCGGTCACGGAACACTATTCGACGATGCTGCAAATAAATCATGGATTCTGTTTCATGGATACGAAAACGGTCATTACAACATGGGACGGCAAACTATGCTCTTACCTGTGGAATGGACACAAGACGGATGGTATAAAATAGCTCAAAACGCAAAGGTTGACCAACCGGTCCAAATTAAAATAAATAAGAATCAGACAGAAAGCTACAATCTTAACGATGACTTTTCTGGAAAAGAACTAAAATCACAATGGAAATTCTTCGGTGAATACAATCCTGGACGATTCAAACTGGAAAACCAGTCGCTGGAACTCCGGGCACAGGGACATTCAGTCGCCGATTGTTCGCCTATGCTCTGCATCCCGCCCACTCACTCCTACATGGCCGACGTGGAATTATCCATTGAAGGAAATGCAACGGGTGGATTGGTCTTATTTTACAACAAACAGGCTTGTTCCGGTATTCTGGCTGACTCCTGCAATATTCTGGCGAACCTGAGAGGTTGGCAATTTCCTACGGTAAAGAATTTGATTAACAGACATGTGTATCTGCGTCTGGTCAACAAAAACAATACCGTTGATATGTATTATAGCAAGGACGGTAAGCAGTGGGTGAAGATTGAAAACTCGCTGGAGGTATCGGGTATGCACCACAACGTGCTGAGTGGATTTATGAGCCTGAGAATCGGACTTTGTGCCATGGGTGACGGTGTGGTCAGATACAAAAACTTCCGGTATACGGTGCTGCCTTGATCAATTAAGACATCCCTGATAAATAACTTTTGACGACCGACCAGGATGACGGGCACCATAGGATTTCTTTTTAACCAGAGACTCTTGCCAGACAAAAAGCTGGCAAGAGTCTCTGTAAAGGCTATCAACTATTTACACAAAGACAGGCAACTCTGATTTAGTACACTTTATTGTAAGCTGCATAGTCAACAGCATCAAAATACGGGTAAAGAGGAAGCGTTGGAATCATTTGTTTTACAGTTTCAATATCCACCTCTTTAAAAACCAGAATAACACCATTAGCATTCTCCTTAGCAAAGAGATGTTCCAGTTTACCGTCTGTTTTCCACCTTCCGGCTACTTCGTGTTCTTCTTTTAGGAGTTGTTCCATATTTGGAATTGGATTATTCAAATCCATGCTTATATCAGCAAAAACTCTGTTCATATCTTCCGTTTTATAGCCATTAAAAATTAGTTCATCGGATTCTCCCAACCGCCACGGGTATCTACGCCGGTAGCCGTTGCAAGCGTTTCAAGACGTTGCATTTCTTCGGGTGTCAGTGTTATTTGTGCTGCTTTTATAGCATCTTCCACATGAGCGACTTTTGTTACACCAATGATGGGTAAAGTATTTTTAGCAATAGCCCATGCAATAGCCACTTGTGCAACCGAAGCCTCACGACTGCTACCGATTTCTTTCATAACGTCAGTAAGTTCTTCCAGTTGCTGAAGTACTTTATTGTAGGTCTGTCCGCGCCCGCTGCCCTCTGGAAGGGGATTAGCTACATTGTATTTACCCGATAAAGCACCTTGTTCCAACACCATATAGGCAAAAAAAGCAATGTTATTCTCCTTGCAGTAATCCAGGATACCAGCTTCTTCGGACGACCTGTACAACAGACTATAATGGTTTTGAACAGCCGAGATGCTGAATCCTTCTTGTGCCAGAATATCGTTTGCCCGCTTAATCTGAGCAAGGTTATGATTTGACACCCCCACTCGTTTTACTTTTCCGCTTTTAAGTAACGGTATTAAACCCGGTGTCCATTTTTCCACATCCATTGGATTGTGAATCCAGTAAATATCCATATAGTCCGTATTGAAGCGTTGTAAACTAATGTTCAGCATATCTTCCACCGGATTGGCTCCGTTACCCGCTATTTGCGGTGTAAATTTTGTGGACAAGACGATTTCTTCACGGGGATATTGCTGTACGAATTCAGCAAGAAGCGATTCGGACGAACCCATGCCATACACTGCGGCCGTATCCCAAAGATTCAGTCCGCCTTGCATGGCGGCATCAAATACAGGTTGTAAATCTTCGGCATTCAGATTATTACCAAATACCTGGTCACCTCCGGCAAAACCGGTTCCCCACGACCACGTTCCTAAAGCAATTTTGGGTAAGTTGTTCATTTTATTTCAGAATAAAGAGCGATAGACCAGCTGTATAGACAAGTTTGTCTGCATCATATCCCGCCCGGTTTAACAATTTCTTTTGAATGGGTTTGTTACTTCATTTTTAGTGCCAGCCCAGCCACGCGAGCGCCGAGTTTTTCTCCTGTCAGTTTATCTTCGGCATTAGGAGCTACATCGGTAGGCTCCTGACTGGCCAAAGCCATTGCTCCTCCCCATGAGCCCAAACGGTTAACCCCGTCAGGTTGACCGGGCAATTCCCCCAGACTCACCCACAACATACTGTGTGACATGGCAAATGATTGAAAAAACTGAAGTGTGCCTTGTTTGTCACCGCTGGGAGCGCCCGAGATGGTAAAACCAGCCGCCAGTTTGTCTTTCCATTTCTGGTTAAACCAGCTTCCGACAGTAGCATCGGCAAATGCCTTAAATTGTGCAGCCGGTCCACTCATGTAAGTAGGTGCACCGAAAATAATAGCGTCGCTTTCGTCCAGCTGACTAATCACAGCTTCATTGGTATAACGACCGTTTACGATATCATCGCCTTTGATGGAGATAAGATTCGTACTGATTCCGCTGATGGATGCAGCGCCTTTTCCTACAGCTTCGGCCAGTTTTTCGGTATGACCGGCTCCGCTGAAATAGATAATAGAAACTATTGCCATAATTGATAATTTGTTTGTTTAAATGATGATGCAAAATTCGGTCAAAAAACCGGAGAGAATTTATACCAATTACAGGGCTTTCTACCATTTTTACAGATTATGCAGGTTTGCAGTACGGAACAGATGGAAAAAGAATAACTTTGTATCAATCAATCAAATAAAAAGACTATGAATGAAACGGTTATACTGGAATCAATAGCCGATTACAATGATATGGTGGGAGTCGAAACCTTGCATCCTCTGGTAAGTGTTGTTGATTTTTCGAAAGTCGGCCCATTTGTCCACCTGCGTCAAAATATGGGGTTTTACGCTATCTTTCTGAAAGACACCAAATGCGGAGATATACGCTATGGACGCAATATTTACGATTATCGCGAGGGAACCCTTTTGTTTATGGCTCCGGGGCAGGTAATGGACATTGAAAACAATGGTGAGCCGATGCAACCGATGGGTTGGGCATTGTTGTTTCATCCGGATTTATTGAAGGGGACATCGCTGGCACACGCCATGAAAGACTATACTTTCTTTTCGTACGAAGTGAATGAAGCGTTGCATTTGTCAGAACAGGAAAAGCAGATTGTGATTGATTGCATGCAGAAAATCGGCATTGAGCTGCGACATGCAATTGATAAGCACAGCCGTCGATTGATTGTCACCAATATTGAATTGCTGTTAAGCTACAGTGTCCGTTTCTACGACCGTCAGTTTATCACACGGAATATCGAGAATAAAGATATTCTGACTCGATTCGAGAACTTGTTGAATAAATATTTTGAATCAGAAATGCCTCAGACAGTAGGTTTTCCTACAGTAAAATATTGTGCAGACCAATTGCATTTATCGCCCAATTATTTTGGCGATCTAATTCGGAAAGAGACAGGTAAAACGGCTCAGGAACACATTCAGCTGAAGATTATTGAACTGGCGAAAGAGCGGATATTTGACACCCGGAAATCAATTGGAGATATCGCATTTGAACTGGGCTTTAAATATCCTCAGCACTTCAGCCGGCTATTTAAAAATGAAACGGGATTTACCCCGAACGAATACAGGTCAAATAATTAAAACAAGAGCCTAAGAGTAGGTTCTAAGGCTCTTGTTTTATCTTTTTCTTTCTAAGAGAGAGGTTCTTTTTTCTATTCATATCATAGATTTCTATTTCAATATAACCTTGAAATCACGAATTGATTCGTTATTTGAAATCTTCAATATATAAATACCTTTCGGCACAGAGTGAATCTTCAGCTGATTGTTCTTTGAGTTGCTTGCAATCGTGTGGCCTGACATATCGATCAATACAATTTTATCTACAACGTTCGTAAAATGCACAATACCATTATCCGAATCCACATAAAAGTCAATTCCTGAATTCGTGTTTTGGATTCCGCTTGTTTGCATCAATTCAAATTTCACAGTCGGATTATCCGAGCCTACCGCCTGTTTAAGTTCGCCAGGGTTTTCAATACTTCCAATTTTTGTATAACTATATGAGGTGGAAAATGTTTCGTAAAACAGCACCAGACAGTTTGAGCCCCAAAGCATTATATCTCCGGCATTGATTGTTGCCTGAACAGAGGAATTTGTTGGCAAATTGTCAGATAAATAATAATACTTCTCATTTCCGTTCAGTTCGTTCATCCGAATAGTCATCGGCAACAATGCCAAAAAAGCTTTTGCTGTAGCATTGTCGAATGTATTTACAATAAACACATTGGCTCCTACAGTCATTTTTATCTGTGGCACATTTTGGGCATCAGTATCAAGACTCTTCACAAAACAGAGAAATATGATTATAATTGTTCGTTTCATATTTATCATTAACCGATTGTTTTTGTATATTTGGCAGGTACTCCAGCCACAACTGTATTGGCCGGAACATCTTTAGCAACTACAGCTCCGGCAGCGACGACCGAGTTCTCTCCGACTGTGACGCCGGGCAATATAGTTGCTCCGGCACCAATCCAGGCATTTCGTTTGATGACAATCGGTTTTACGATCAGTGATTTTCTATCTTTTGGGTCAATTGGATGCCCTTCGGTAATGATACTTACTTTGGGGCCAATCAGCACTTCATCTTCGATGGTGATACCTCCGATGTCCAGGAACGAACAGTCCGAATTTATAAATACATTTTTACCGATGCGGGTGAAAATACCCAGATTGACATGAAAAGGTGTAAACAGGGTCGTACTCTCATCTATGTTCTGACCCGTGATCTGGCTCAATATCCTTCGGGCGGTCGGTACATCAGGTGCGTTATTGAGCTCTACAGAAAGTTCCATAGTGCGGGCAGCCACTTTCCCTATTTCGGAGTAAGCTGCATCGCTGAACGGTACTGTTTCTCCTGCGTGAAGTCGTTCAAATATTGGATGCATACTCTTCATCGTTCACCGGTTCGAGCCAGGTAACCTGGTTGATACTTGCTTTAGGGGTAATGCCCACGTGTACAAATTCGCTATGAGCGGTTGCACCGTGCCAGTGAATAACTTTAGGTTTGATTTCCACCACATCACCGGCTTTCAATAGTTGTGCAGGTTTACCTTTCTCCTGATAATAGCCCTCGCCAGAGGTACAAAGCAGTAGTTGTCCCTGGGAATGCTGGTGCCAATAATTGCGGCTGCCTGGTGCAAAGGTTACATTATAACTCATCAAATCATACGTTGCCACATCGGTTATCAGCATTTCCACCCAGGCATCTCCGGTGAAGTAAGCCGGTGCTTTTTGTCCTTTTGGAAAAATATCTTTTGTATTCATTGTAGTTGATTTTGCTAAGTGAGGGCATGATTTTAAGTCACACCCTCACTATAATGTTTTATTTCAAATTCGTTTTAAAGAAGTTTTCCAGTTTGTCAAAAGGAATTACATCCACTTTATCATACAAATCCACGTGAACTGCCCCCGGAATAATCATCAGTTCCTTCGGCTCGTTAGCTGCTTTGTAGGCATCTTCACTCATGTAACGTGAATGTGCTTTTTCGCCGGCAATAATCAGCAGCGGACGTGGCGAAATCTCTTTGATATAAGCCAGAATCGGCATATTCATAAAAGAGACCACCGAGGTAGATGCCCAGGCACCGTTGGAATTGATAGAACGCGGATGAAACCCTCTGGGTGTTTTGTAATAGTTGTGGTAATCCTGTATAAACTGAGGTTCCTTACCCGTCAGTTTTTCAGGCAGGCCATGCGATTTGTCATAGTTTGCAGTCCCTTTTTCGGCATCAGTCCAACGTTGTTTACCGATTTGTTCCAGCATCTGGGTACGTTGTTCCAATGTCATAGCATCGTAATAACCTTTTGACGACACTCTTGTCATGTCGTACATACTGGTTGTGGCCACTGCTTTTACTCGTTTATCCGCCGCGGTAGCGTTCAAGGCAAAACCGCCGAAACCACAGATACCGATAATCCCGATCTTATTCCGGTCGATATTTTTTTGTATTCCCAGAAAGTCAACTGCTGCACTGAAATCTTCAGTGTTGATGTCCGGAGAAGCTATATTACGAGGTTCTCCTCCACTCTCGCCGGTGTAAGACGGGTCGAAAGCAAGGGCGATAAAGCCACGCTCCGCCATTTGATTGGCATACAATCCCGATGATTGTTCTTTTACCGCGCCGAAAGGTCCGCTGATAGCCAGTGCAGGCAAAACTTCGCTACTCTTGTTTTTTGGTGAGTATAAATCGCCGGTCAAGGTGATACCATAACGGTTCTTAAAGTGAACTTTTTGGCGGGTAACCTTATCACTCAATTTAAATGTATAATATTCTGTTTGTTTCATTCGTTTTGTTTTTTGATTTGCGTTTCCGAACATTTGCCCGGATACAACCAGAACCAGCATTAATATTGATGTTATTCGTTTCATAACTTATCAGGATTACTTTGCATTTTCCAATACCGTACGAATCATATCCGGAGTATAAAGTGCTGTAGCTCCCCACATAGCAGCCACTGCCGATAGTTTCTCTACCAGTACGGGAATGTCTTCTTCCGGAATATTACCTTCTTTCAACGTTACCGGAGTACCAATTTTTGAATACCAGTTTTTCAATGCTTCAATACCGGCATCGGCTCCTTCCACGTTGAACATTACTTTCGCAAACTGTTCGAAACGATCTGGTAGATTGTTTTTCTGCCATTTCATCCAGGCCGGCATAATGATAGACAGACCTGCACCGTGTGCGATATTGTATTCAGCCGAAAGGGTATGTTCGAGAAAGTGCGTATCGAAGCGGTTGTTTTGTACCCCACAGAAGGTGGTGAAGTTCAACGCTTGAGTAGCAGCCCATGCAAATTCAGCCCGTGCTTCGTAATTGGTTGAGTCGGCAAGCAGGATCTCAGTCGTACGAATAACTGTCTTCAGAATATTTTCGACATGACCGGCAATAAATCCCGGCAGATAGGTTGCTGACAGATACAAATCCAGACTGTGCGCAAAAATATCGGCAGCCGAATAAACCAAATAGTCGCGGGTAACGGATGCCTGCAATTCAGGATTAATCACCGAAACAGTCGGGAAAGTAGAGGGACCGGCAAGACTCAGTTTCTGTTTGGTCTCGTCGTTAGTTACCACTGCATAGTTGTTCATTTCACTACCGGTAGCGGCAAGCGTCATGATGTCGAAAATCAACAGATTTTGCATCGGTTCTGCTTTGTGAAGGAAGAAATCCCACACATCACCGTCATATTTAGCACCAGCCGCAATTGATTTGGAAGAGTCAAGCACGGAACCGCCTCCAACAGCCAATACAGCCTCAACGCCTTTCGATTTAGCAATCTCAATACCTTCTTTCACTTTGCTCAAAAGCGGATTACTCTGCACTCCGCCCAGCTCTTCAAAAGAAACTCCGTTATCAGCAAGTGATTTGGTCACGGTATCGAACAGACCATCCCTCTTAATGCGGTCAGAACCGTAAACGATTAAGACTTTTGATACGCCATACTCTGCGATGTATGTACCGATATTGGCTTCTTTGCCTTTTCCGAATTCGATTCGGGTAGGATTGTAATAATTAAAGTCAAACATAATTCTATTGCTATTTAATTTGATGTTAGTAACTCTTCCTGTTGTTTTAATCTGATGCAAAATTACGGTAAGAAGCACCTGCGGTGTTTTTCCCGGAAGCTCAAACTATTTTGCCCAAAAGCTCACCTTCACTACTCGGGGCATAGCCAAACTGCCGCTTGAATGCCGATGAAAAGTGAGACAGATTCTTGAATCCGACTTCCAGATAGACATCCGATATTTTCCTGTTTTCATGTCGCAGTTTATCGTATGCCACCCGCAGGCGTTTATCAATCAGCCACTTCTGTGGAGAAAGCGGACTGATTTTTTTGAAGTCACGTTTGAAGGTAGCCAGGCTTCTTCCGGTAAAACCTGCAATATCTTCAACTGACAAATCGTACATGTAATTATCATTCATAAAATCGAGAATATCAATCTTCCACGGTTCGGTAAAGTCAAACAAGGCCGGATAGAAACGATTATCGATATTCAACAGGGAGTAAACCCCTTCCTGTAGCTTGAGATGCATCAGCTCCTTTGCCGGCTCTTTGTCCGAATCAAAATAGGGAGTCATCGACTGAAACAGGCTCTGGATATCGGGCGTATGGGGCAATTTGATTACACTCGGCTTATGCTTTTCAGCTTCCAGAGGCAAGATCCGGTGGTCAATC harbors:
- a CDS encoding helix-turn-helix domain-containing protein; translation: MNETVILESIADYNDMVGVETLHPLVSVVDFSKVGPFVHLRQNMGFYAIFLKDTKCGDIRYGRNIYDYREGTLLFMAPGQVMDIENNGEPMQPMGWALLFHPDLLKGTSLAHAMKDYTFFSYEVNEALHLSEQEKQIVIDCMQKIGIELRHAIDKHSRRLIVTNIELLLSYSVRFYDRQFITRNIENKDILTRFENLLNKYFESEMPQTVGFPTVKYCADQLHLSPNYFGDLIRKETGKTAQEHIQLKIIELAKERIFDTRKSIGDIAFELGFKYPQHFSRLFKNETGFTPNEYRSNN
- a CDS encoding cyclophilin-like fold protein, with protein sequence MKRTIIIIFLCFVKSLDTDAQNVPQIKMTVGANVFIVNTFDNATAKAFLALLPMTIRMNELNGNEKYYYLSDNLPTNSSVQATINAGDIMLWGSNCLVLFYETFSTSYSYTKIGSIENPGELKQAVGSDNPTVKFELMQTSGIQNTNSGIDFYVDSDNGIVHFTNVVDKIVLIDMSGHTIASNSKNNQLKIHSVPKGIYILKISNNESIRDFKVILK
- a CDS encoding AraC family transcriptional regulator; this translates as MIAEHSGSLRFHYHDIFFTYYHPDEISCSKMVKEHMLVYVYSGEMILEKEGKKVIVGKGECVFIRRDNTVTMTKQRKGNEGFRAIFMNFKRNFLREFYQTIDHRILPLEAEKHKPSVIKLPHTPDIQSLFQSMTPYFDSDKEPAKELMHLKLQEGVYSLLNIDNRFYPALFDFTEPWKIDILDFMNDNYMYDLSVEDIAGFTGRSLATFKRDFKKISPLSPQKWLIDKRLRVAYDKLRHENRKISDVYLEVGFKNLSHFSSAFKRQFGYAPSSEGELLGKIV
- a CDS encoding muconolactone Delta-isomerase family protein, whose product is MNRVFADISMDLNNPIPNMEQLLKEEHEVAGRWKTDGKLEHLFAKENANGVILVFKEVDIETVKQMIPTLPLYPYFDAVDYAAYNKVY
- a CDS encoding iron-containing alcohol dehydrogenase encodes the protein MFDFNYYNPTRIEFGKGKEANIGTYIAEYGVSKVLIVYGSDRIKRDGLFDTVTKSLADNGVSFEELGGVQSNPLLSKVKEGIEIAKSKGVEAVLAVGGGSVLDSSKSIAAGAKYDGDVWDFFLHKAEPMQNLLIFDIMTLAATGSEMNNYAVVTNDETKQKLSLAGPSTFPTVSVINPELQASVTRDYLVYSAADIFAHSLDLYLSATYLPGFIAGHVENILKTVIRTTEILLADSTNYEARAEFAWAATQALNFTTFCGVQNNRFDTHFLEHTLSAEYNIAHGAGLSIIMPAWMKWQKNNLPDRFEQFAKVMFNVEGADAGIEALKNWYSKIGTPVTLKEGNIPEEDIPVLVEKLSAVAAMWGATALYTPDMIRTVLENAK
- a CDS encoding cupin domain-containing protein gives rise to the protein MNTKDIFPKGQKAPAYFTGDAWVEMLITDVATYDLMSYNVTFAPGSRNYWHQHSQGQLLLCTSGEGYYQEKGKPAQLLKAGDVVEIKPKVIHWHGATAHSEFVHVGITPKASINQVTWLEPVNDEEYASNI
- a CDS encoding aldo/keto reductase, whose amino-acid sequence is MNNLPKIALGTWSWGTGFAGGDQVFGNNLNAEDLQPVFDAAMQGGLNLWDTAAVYGMGSSESLLAEFVQQYPREEIVLSTKFTPQIAGNGANPVEDMLNISLQRFNTDYMDIYWIHNPMDVEKWTPGLIPLLKSGKVKRVGVSNHNLAQIKRANDILAQEGFSISAVQNHYSLLYRSSEEAGILDYCKENNIAFFAYMVLEQGALSGKYNVANPLPEGSGRGQTYNKVLQQLEELTDVMKEIGSSREASVAQVAIAWAIAKNTLPIIGVTKVAHVEDAIKAAQITLTPEEMQRLETLATATGVDTRGGWENPMN
- a CDS encoding DapH/DapD/GlmU-related protein, which codes for MHPIFERLHAGETVPFSDAAYSEIGKVAARTMELSVELNNAPDVPTARRILSQITGQNIDESTTLFTPFHVNLGIFTRIGKNVFINSDCSFLDIGGITIEDEVLIGPKVSIITEGHPIDPKDRKSLIVKPIVIKRNAWIGAGATILPGVTVGENSVVAAGAVVAKDVPANTVVAGVPAKYTKTIG
- a CDS encoding family 43 glycosylhydrolase; the protein is MKKTTTLLLFLLLMYQMQAQQQFSHPAEGTYLNPVFAGDYPDPSILRDGKDYYIVHSSFEYYPGLQIWHSTDLINWQPVAAALHKYVGSVWAPDLVKYKNRYYIYFPANNTNYVVSAPSIEGPWSNPVDLKIGYIDPGHITDEKGNRYLYFSNGTYVPLSEDGLRTTGEARKVYDGWTIPNDWSIECFCMEGPKLTKHGDYYYLTVAEGGTAGPATGHMIISARSRSPLGPWENSPYNPILRAQNNSQQWCSIGHGTLFDDAANKSWILFHGYENGHYNMGRQTMLLPVEWTQDGWYKIAQNAKVDQPVQIKINKNQTESYNLNDDFSGKELKSQWKFFGEYNPGRFKLENQSLELRAQGHSVADCSPMLCIPPTHSYMADVELSIEGNATGGLVLFYNKQACSGILADSCNILANLRGWQFPTVKNLINRHVYLRLVNKNNTVDMYYSKDGKQWVKIENSLEVSGMHHNVLSGFMSLRIGLCAMGDGVVRYKNFRYTVLP
- a CDS encoding aldo/keto reductase is translated as MQTRKLGNSGLEVSALGLGCMGMSFGYGQPADKQEMIALIRKAVESGVTFFDTAEVYGPFTNEELVGEALEPFKNEVVIATKFGFNVGGIAGGLNSRPEHIREVVEASLKRLRVETIDLLYQHRVDPNVPIEDVAGTVKELIQEGKVKYFGLSEAGVNTIRRAHAVQPVTALQSEYSLFWREPEAEIMPTLEELGIGFVPFSPLGKGFLTGKIDADTTFDANDFRNTVPRFSPENRQSNMALVDLVKAIAAQKKVTPAQIALAWILAQKPWIVPIPGTTKLHRFEENIGAVEVELTSDDLKLIEEAASLVSHKNWDELKIK
- a CDS encoding flavodoxin family protein, which codes for MAIVSIIYFSGAGHTEKLAEAVGKGAASISGISTNLISIKGDDIVNGRYTNEAVISQLDESDAIIFGAPTYMSGPAAQFKAFADATVGSWFNQKWKDKLAAGFTISGAPSGDKQGTLQFFQSFAMSHSMLWVSLGELPGQPDGVNRLGSWGGAMALASQEPTDVAPNAEDKLTGEKLGARVAGLALKMK
- a CDS encoding alpha/beta hydrolase gives rise to the protein MFGNANQKTKRMKQTEYYTFKLSDKVTRQKVHFKNRYGITLTGDLYSPKNKSSEVLPALAISGPFGAVKEQSSGLYANQMAERGFIALAFDPSYTGESGGEPRNIASPDINTEDFSAAVDFLGIQKNIDRNKIGIIGICGFGGFALNATAADKRVKAVATTSMYDMTRVSSKGYYDAMTLEQRTQMLEQIGKQRWTDAEKGTANYDKSHGLPEKLTGKEPQFIQDYHNYYKTPRGFHPRSINSNGAWASTSVVSFMNMPILAYIKEISPRPLLIIAGEKAHSRYMSEDAYKAANEPKELMIIPGAVHVDLYDKVDVIPFDKLENFFKTNLK